A genomic stretch from Bacillota bacterium includes:
- a CDS encoding TetR/AcrR family transcriptional regulator, whose protein sequence is MSRREQAQLRRQQLIDAALHQFAEKGYDGASIRDIAQAAGVTEALVYHYFRNKEHLFEEMLKARSFAPVLRRVLDEAGDETHPAQVLHRVLQEFLDMMYDNASMARMFIIEFMRNPICHKYFRAMLEDNTANLARYLQHQQQRGVFRTDMDAQAVAGMLLGLAFAVFFAWGHSPEREWQQRRDDFLRHGVPILLEGLWGQAADAKNV, encoded by the coding sequence ATGTCCCGCAGGGAACAGGCGCAACTGCGCCGACAACAATTGATTGACGCCGCACTGCACCAGTTTGCCGAAAAAGGCTACGACGGTGCGTCGATTCGTGACATCGCCCAGGCTGCCGGCGTCACCGAGGCGTTGGTCTACCATTACTTCCGCAACAAAGAACACCTCTTCGAGGAGATGCTGAAGGCGCGCAGCTTCGCACCGGTGCTGAGGCGGGTGCTGGACGAGGCGGGTGATGAGACCCATCCGGCACAGGTACTGCACCGCGTGCTGCAGGAATTTCTGGATATGATGTATGATAACGCTTCCATGGCGCGGATGTTTATCATCGAGTTCATGCGCAACCCCATCTGCCACAAATACTTCCGCGCGATGCTCGAGGACAACACTGCAAACCTCGCCCGCTATCTGCAGCATCAGCAGCAACGGGGCGTATTTCGCACTGACATGGATGCACAGGCTGTCGCCGGGATGTTGCTCGGCCTGGCGTTTGCCGTGTTCTTTGCTTGGGGGCATTCGCCAGAACGGGAGTGGCAACAACGTCGCGACGACTTCCTCAGACACGGCGTGCCCATCTTACTGGAGGGACTTTGGGGACAAGCCGCAGACGCCAAGAACGTTTAA
- a CDS encoding AbrB/MazE/SpoVT family DNA-binding domain-containing protein — protein sequence MRMPGRVDCRLEEATYGMVTVGERGQIVIPAEARRELGIEPGDKLVIMRHPMYAGFIAFKMQSVREFLEMFQREVERLESQFGESGGEGE from the coding sequence ATGCGAATGCCAGGCAGAGTGGATTGTCGTCTGGAGGAAGCCACGTATGGCATGGTAACCGTCGGCGAGCGAGGGCAGATTGTCATACCCGCAGAGGCGCGGCGCGAGCTGGGTATCGAACCCGGAGACAAGCTCGTCATTATGAGACATCCGATGTACGCGGGCTTTATTGCCTTTAAGATGCAATCGGTGCGTGAGTTTCTCGAGATGTTCCAGCGAGAGGTCGAACGACTGGAAAGCCAGTTTGGAGAATCAGGAGGTGAGGGCGAGTGA
- a CDS encoding TolC family protein, whose protein sequence is MKVFRLYAVWLVLVLSAGALAQQQPSALTLQDSIRIALQNSRSLRSVLQDERKANARVREAKGAALPQLDVSANYRRLDRVPKAKFPSFDPVSGTFTFNEIEIQPIDSGTGTVSLSQVVDISGVVRTATDAASLFSRIANLDVQRTRNEVVLQVKQAFYDVLRAQELVRVAEEALQNAQVRRKLAQAAVDAGVSPKLDVMRADAAVAAAQQAVITARNALQLAKSAFNNVLGRRVDEPVELLPVDEQVPDPADFNQYLQEALAKRPEMIQANLGISLAEKQITAAKRDQLPTLVVRGQWDFNLKTSTFQPRESSFTTITAVQFKIWDSGQTQGRVEQARADVDKAKITVENVREGIALEVRNAYLSLQEAREKVAAAEKGLQAATESLRVARLRYEAGVSNQLELSDAELAYTQAEQNLVNARYDLRVAWARLEKAMGRYAQTP, encoded by the coding sequence GTGAAAGTGTTTCGCTTGTATGCAGTCTGGTTGGTTCTGGTGCTGTCGGCAGGCGCGCTGGCGCAGCAGCAACCATCCGCACTAACCCTTCAGGACAGTATCCGCATCGCATTGCAGAACAGCCGCAGCCTGCGCAGTGTGTTGCAGGACGAGCGTAAAGCCAACGCCCGTGTGCGTGAAGCGAAAGGTGCGGCACTACCTCAACTGGATGTATCGGCAAACTACCGCCGACTCGACCGCGTGCCAAAGGCGAAGTTCCCCTCGTTTGACCCAGTGTCGGGTACCTTTACCTTCAACGAAATCGAGATACAGCCCATCGACTCTGGCACTGGAACGGTGAGCCTGAGTCAGGTAGTGGACATCAGCGGAGTGGTGCGCACCGCAACGGACGCGGCTTCCCTGTTTTCCCGCATTGCGAATCTGGATGTACAGCGCACGCGCAACGAAGTGGTACTGCAGGTGAAACAGGCTTTTTATGATGTGTTGCGCGCGCAGGAACTGGTCAGGGTAGCAGAGGAGGCTTTGCAAAACGCGCAGGTGCGACGGAAGCTGGCACAAGCGGCGGTAGACGCCGGTGTCAGCCCAAAACTGGACGTGATGCGTGCGGATGCTGCTGTAGCAGCCGCGCAACAGGCGGTGATTACGGCGCGAAACGCCCTGCAGCTGGCGAAGTCCGCCTTCAACAACGTGCTGGGCAGGCGCGTAGACGAGCCTGTGGAACTGCTTCCCGTTGACGAACAGGTGCCCGATCCAGCCGATTTCAACCAGTATCTGCAGGAAGCGCTTGCCAAACGCCCGGAGATGATTCAGGCGAATCTGGGCATCTCGCTGGCGGAAAAACAGATTACCGCAGCGAAGCGCGACCAGCTGCCCACCCTCGTCGTGCGGGGGCAATGGGATTTCAACCTGAAAACCTCCACCTTCCAGCCTCGCGAGTCCAGCTTTACCACCATTACCGCCGTGCAGTTCAAGATTTGGGATAGCGGTCAGACGCAGGGGCGCGTCGAACAAGCCCGCGCCGATGTGGACAAAGCCAAAATCACCGTTGAGAACGTGCGTGAGGGTATCGCGCTGGAGGTGCGCAACGCCTACCTGAGTCTGCAGGAGGCGCGGGAGAAGGTAGCGGCGGCAGAAAAAGGGTTACAGGCGGCTACCGAAAGCCTGCGCGTGGCGCGATTGCGATACGAGGCGGGCGTTTCCAACCAGCTGGAACTAAGCGATGCGGAGCTCGCCTACACGCAGGCTGAACAGAACCTCGTTAATGCCCGCTACGACCTGCGCGTGGCATGGGCGCGCCTCGAGAAAGCGATGGGCAGGTATGCGCAAACACCATAA
- a CDS encoding efflux RND transporter periplasmic adaptor subunit, giving the protein MYRKAIITGFTLLGLTILLGGCARRAAVSTAQEAAAPATAVAVVSARTGDIPFTISVTGSLQTLDDVMLSAKIPGKIASVFVREGDSVRAGQVVVQQDTKDLEAQLRQAEAALKSARARLQQAQTALELQPTQNETSLRQAEAALEAAKARLRALETGARRQERQQVEQQVASAKANLENAQANLERVRRLYQQDAVSRQQLDAAQTAYDIALAQYRTAQEQLSLVQEGPRQEEIDAQRALVKQAEEAVRLARTGDLQLRVRQDEVNAAKALVAQAEAGLFYARQQYESAFIRSPINGIVAMRAAQPGQMAGAGTPLLRIVNLNAIFFEARVSETEVRHVRVGQPVNVTVDAYPGKTFRGVVSRIYPVGSEGSRDFIVRVDMRNEDGLLKPQMFARGEILVDVHRNVVLIPKDALLTQDGKRVVYVVKEGVARRVVVQTGYINGANAEVRGVPVGAQVVVQGQENLRDGDKVRVEQLQTAEAATSGGS; this is encoded by the coding sequence GTGTACCGGAAGGCAATTATCACGGGGTTCACCTTGCTGGGACTGACTATTCTGCTGGGCGGATGTGCCCGGCGTGCAGCTGTGTCTACCGCGCAGGAGGCAGCCGCGCCGGCAACCGCTGTGGCGGTCGTGAGTGCCCGAACTGGCGACATTCCGTTCACCATCTCGGTAACAGGCTCGCTGCAGACCCTCGATGACGTGATGCTCTCGGCGAAGATACCGGGCAAGATTGCCAGTGTCTTCGTGCGGGAGGGCGATTCGGTGCGAGCCGGACAGGTTGTGGTACAACAGGACACCAAGGACCTCGAGGCGCAGTTACGCCAGGCGGAAGCAGCGCTGAAATCGGCGCGGGCGCGCTTACAGCAGGCACAGACCGCTCTGGAGCTGCAGCCCACCCAGAACGAGACCAGCCTGCGTCAGGCGGAAGCAGCGCTGGAAGCGGCGAAGGCTCGCCTGCGGGCACTGGAGACAGGAGCACGCCGACAGGAACGTCAACAGGTAGAACAACAGGTCGCCTCGGCGAAGGCGAATCTGGAAAACGCCCAGGCGAATCTGGAACGGGTGCGCCGTTTGTACCAGCAAGATGCCGTTTCCAGGCAACAGCTGGATGCCGCACAAACCGCCTACGACATCGCTCTGGCGCAGTATCGCACGGCGCAGGAGCAGCTGAGCCTGGTGCAGGAAGGTCCGCGCCAGGAGGAGATCGACGCGCAGCGGGCACTGGTCAAACAGGCGGAAGAGGCAGTGCGTCTGGCTCGAACCGGTGACCTGCAGCTGCGCGTGCGCCAGGATGAAGTCAACGCGGCAAAAGCACTGGTGGCACAGGCAGAGGCAGGTCTGTTCTACGCTCGCCAGCAGTACGAAAGCGCGTTTATTCGCTCTCCGATCAACGGCATTGTGGCGATGCGTGCGGCGCAACCTGGGCAGATGGCGGGAGCGGGAACGCCCCTCCTGCGGATAGTCAACCTGAACGCTATCTTCTTCGAAGCGCGCGTTTCCGAGACGGAGGTGCGCCACGTTCGCGTGGGACAGCCGGTAAACGTCACGGTGGACGCCTATCCGGGTAAGACGTTTCGCGGCGTGGTAAGCCGGATCTACCCGGTGGGTTCGGAAGGCTCACGCGACTTCATCGTGCGCGTGGATATGCGTAACGAGGACGGTTTGCTCAAGCCGCAAATGTTTGCGCGAGGCGAGATACTGGTGGATGTGCACCGCAACGTTGTGTTGATTCCGAAGGATGCACTGCTCACTCAGGACGGCAAGCGGGTGGTGTATGTGGTGAAGGAGGGCGTTGCGCGACGGGTGGTGGTGCAGACTGGCTATATCAACGGTGCGAACGCCGAGGTGCGCGGCGTTCCCGTCGGGGCGCAGGTGGTCGTGCAGGGACAGGAAAACCTGCGTGACGGCGATAAGGTGCGTGTGGAGCAGTTGCAAACAGCGGAAGCCGCCACGTCGGGCGGCTCATAG